Proteins encoded together in one Ignavibacteria bacterium window:
- a CDS encoding chloramphenicol acetyltransferase — translation MKYLDKENWKRKKHFEFFKNFEIPYFNICTNLNITSTFRFSQKNKYSLFRTVLYAVMRSCNEIEEFRYRIQGDKIVIHDIVHPGVAMISDQDVYTNFIIPYKQKFGDFLNEYRKTSDEAKGKIIVGEDQEGKDDLIFISSLPWVSFTSVTNPMRIGYKDSVPRIIFGKNFKQDGKIMMPFSVQVNHCLMDGIHVSKYYFKLSEILANPDKYYT, via the coding sequence ATGAAATACTTAGACAAAGAAAACTGGAAACGAAAAAAGCATTTTGAATTCTTTAAGAATTTCGAAATACCTTATTTTAATATCTGTACAAACCTGAACATTACGAGTACTTTCAGGTTCTCTCAGAAGAATAAGTATTCACTTTTTAGAACCGTTCTTTATGCAGTTATGCGTTCCTGCAACGAGATAGAAGAATTCAGGTACAGAATACAGGGGGATAAAATAGTAATACATGATATCGTTCATCCGGGAGTTGCTATGATTTCTGATCAGGATGTTTATACAAACTTCATAATTCCGTATAAACAGAAATTCGGCGACTTTCTCAATGAATACCGGAAAACGTCAGACGAAGCAAAGGGAAAAATCATCGTCGGTGAAGACCAGGAAGGCAAAGACGACCTTATTTTTATTTCTTCTTTGCCGTGGGTTTCATTCACAAGTGTTACAAACCCTATGAGAATAGGCTATAAAGATTCAGTTCCCCGTATTATATTCGGCAAGAATTTTAAGCAGGACGGAAAAATTATGATGCCGTTCTCCGTGCAGGTAAATCACTGTCTCATGGACGGAATACATGTTTCTAAGTATTATTTTAAGCTCTCTGAAATACTCGCAAATCCCGATAAATATTATACTTAA